A window of Neorhizobium galegae bv. orientalis str. HAMBI 540 genomic DNA:
CAGCCCTTGGGCACGACCCAGCGGCCGGTATCGCGGCTTGTCGCAACAAGAACCTCGAGTTGTCCCGGCTTCTTCTTTATCCGGTAGCAAAGCGCAGCATATTGCTGCCGCGGCGGCCGCTGCAGCATCAACCGAAGATTGCTCGTAACCCGATCCATCAAGCCCAATTTCTGTTTCGTCCTCCAGAGGATGATATTTTACTAATATAATGCTTGCGCGAGGATTAACGACCCCTCGCAGCTTTTTTGAGAAGAATCACAGTGGATAATAACCACGGAAGCGATAACCATTGTGAGGCCACTTAGTTTCACGTCAATAGAAATTTGCACAGGTGTTCAATTGTAACTGTGCATGACGTCCGGCAATCCGCAGCGGCGGCCTCAAATTTTGGTCTGCATCATCCTGAGTTGTGCGATCCGGCTCCATTCGCCGGTACGTTCGGCCTCGTTGGTGACCTTGGAGATGAAGTCGATATGGTCTTCCGCAGCCTTTCGGGCTTTGGCAGGATCGCCGTCCAATATCGCCTGTCCGATCGCCTCATGCTGCGTCATCACCGCATCATGGGCGCTGCCGACATTGAAGATGATGCGGCGGTTATAAAAGATCCCGTCGCTGAGCAACCGGTAGCAGGCGCGCAGGGTGTGCATGAGGATGATGTTATGTGCCGCATCGCCGATGGCATTGTGGAATTCGACGTCAGATGTCAGCTCGTCCTCGAAACGCCCGTCCCGATGCGCCCTGCGCATCGTCTCCAGAATGCGCTCGATGAGTTGCCTGTCGGTGTCCGTCGCACGGGTGGCGGCGAGCTCCGCCGTCATGCCTTCGAGCTGGCGACGATATTCCAGATAGTCGTGAACCGCCCGCTGATGCCGGCGGATCAGGGCGACCAGCGGCGGCGAGAAAATCTGGCCGACGATATCGGCCACGTAAGTGCCGCCGCCATGCTGGCTGGTGAGCAGTCCGCGCGCCTCCAGCTCTTTCAGCGCCTCTCGCAGGATCGGCCGGGAAACGTCGAACCTCTGCGCCAGCTCGCGCTCGCCGGGCAGGCGGTCGCCATCGCGCAGCACGCCGCTGAGGATCAGGCTCTCGATCTGCAGGATGACCTCGTCCGCAGTTCGACCATGCGGCACCGGCGCGAAAAGCTCATGCGTCAACTTTGCCGTCTCCATCGGGTGCCACAGCCGGATTGTTCCGCGCTTCTTGTATCACTGGTAAAAAAAGTATACCAGTTGAATGTCTTTAGGAGGAGCCGGTGGCCGATACGATCAGTTTTCTGAAGCCTCGCGAGGCGGTGCTGTCGCGCCGGGCGGCGATCATTGCCGACCTGACCGAGCTTCTACCGCCCGAATGCCTGGTGCATGAGGCGCGCGAGCTGGTGCCGTTCGAGACCGACGCCTTCGTCTCCTATCGCCGCCTGCCGCTCGCCGTCGCCCTGCCGAAGACGACGGCGCAGGTGGCTGCGGTGATGAAATATTGCAATCGCTACGGCATTCCGGTCGTCCCGCGCGGGGCCGGCACCTCGCTTTCCGGCGGCGCCATCCCGCAGGAGGATGCGGTCGTGCTCGGCCTTTCCAAGATGTCGCGCATCCTGGAAGTCGACTATGCCAACCGCACCGCCACCGTGCAGGCCGGCGTCACCAATCTCAATATTTCCGAAGCGGTGGGCATCGACGGGTTTTTCTATGCGCCGGATCCGAGCTCACAGCTCGCCTGCACCATCGGCGGCAATATCGGCATGAACTCCGGCGGCGCCCACTGTCTGAAATATGGCGTCACCACCAACAACCTGCTCGGCGTGAAGATGGTGCTGGTCGACGGCACGGTGATCGAGCTTGGTGGCAAGCATCTGGATGCCGCGGGTTACGACCTGCTCGGCCTCGTCTGCGGCTCGGAAGGCCAGCTCGGCATCGTCACCGAGGCCGTGGTTCGGCTGATCGCCAAGCCGGAAGGCGCCCGCCCGGTCCTGTTCGGCTTCGATACGTCCGAGCATGCAGGCGCCTGCGTTGCCGATATCATCGGCTCCGGCATCATCCCGGTTGCCATCGAGTTCATGGACAAGCCGGCGATCGAGATCTGCGAGGCGTTCGCCCATGCGGGTTACCCGCTCGATGTCGAAGCGCTGCTGATCGTCGAAGTCGAGGGTTCGGAAGCCGAGATGGAAGCGATGCTGAAGGCGATCGTCGAGATCGCCGGCCGCCACGGCGTCAAGACCGTGCGCGAAAGCCAGTCGGCGACCGAGGCGGCGCTGATCTGGAAGGGCCGCAAATCTGCCTTCGGCGCGACCGGCCGTATCGCCGATTATATCTGCATGGATGGCACGGTGCCGCTCGGCAAGCTCTCCTATGTGCTCAACAAGACCTCCGAGATCGTCGATCGTTTCGGGCTCAGGGTCGCCAACGTCTTTCATGCCGGCGACGGCAACATGCATCCGCTGATCCTGTTCAACGCCAACGACCCCGAGGATGCGGCCAAGGCGGAGGAGGCCGGCAACGAGATCCTGAAGCTCTGCGTCGATGCCGGCGGGTGCCTCACCGGCGAACACGGCGTCGGCATCGAGAAACGCGACCTGATGCGGCATCAGTATTCAGAGGCCGATCTCCACCAGCAGATGGCGGTGCGTTACGCGTTCGACGAAGGCTGGATACTCAACCCGTCTAAGGTCTTTCCGCTGGATGGACGGCCCGCCGCATGACGCTGATACCGAATTCCGAGGCGGATGCCGCCTATATCATCCGCAATGCCGCCGGTGACGGCAAGAAGCTCGCCCTTTGCGGCGGCAATACCCGCGCCGGTTTCGGCAACGCCGGCGAGCCTGCCGAAATGATGAACTCGACCGGGCTTTCCGGCATCGTCGACTACGAGCCGGCGGAAATGGTGATGACGGTCAAAGCCGGTACGCCGGTCGCCGAAATAGAGGCGGTGCTTGCCGCTAACCGGCAGATGATGGCGTTCGAGCCGATGGACCATCGCGGCATCATGGGCACGCTCGGCGAACCGACGATCGGCGGCGTGTTTGCGGCCAATGTCTCCGGCCCGCGCCGTTTCGTCTCCGGTGCTGCCCGCGACAGCCTGCTCGGCATCCGTTTCATCAATGGCCGGGGCGAAGCGATCCGCGCCGGCGGCCGGGTGATGAAGAACGTCACAGGCCTCGACCTGGTCAAACTTCTGGCCGGTTCGCACGGCACGCTTGGTTTCCTGACCGAGGTGACTTTTCGGGTGCTGCCGGTGCCGCAGACGGTGGAAACCATCGTCATCTCCGGGCTCGACGACGCGGCCGCCGCAAAGGCGATGGCGGCGGCAATGGCGCTGCCGGTCGAAGTATCGGGCGCCGCCCATCTGCCGCAGACCGTCCGCTTCCGTTTCCTCGGCGGCGGATTGCCGGAAGGCGAGGCAACCGTCCTGCGCCTCGAAGGCCTTGCCGCGTCGGTTTCCGTGCGAGCCGAAAAACTCGCCGCCGTCATGGAGGCATTTGGTCCGGTTTCCCGGCTCGGCCTGGAGCAGAGCCAAACGCTCTGGCGCCAGATCCGCGATGTCTATCCCTATTCGGATGGGACCCTGAAACCCGTCTGGCGCGTCTCGATCGCCCCATCTGCGGGCCACCAGCTCGTCGCCGCCCTCCGGCTCGAAACCGGAGTCGATGCCTTTTACGATTGGCAGGGCGGGTTGGTCTGGATGCGCATGGAAGCCGACCCGGAGGCCGAACTGCTGCGCCGTTATATCCGCGCGCTTGGCGGCGGCCATGCGACGCTGCTGCGGGCGTCGGACGCGGTGCGCGCGGGGACGCAGGCTTTCGAGCCACAGCCGGACGCGGTGGCGCTGTTGTCCGCCCGCGTCAAACAGAAACTCGACCCGGCCGGCATTTTTTGCCCGGGGAAGATGGGGTGATTGCGGCCATGGTAGTGTTCTCGGCATACCCCCCTCTGTCCTGCCGGACATCTCCCCCACAAGGGGGGAGATCAACTCGGAGGAACGTTGCGCCCATCTCGACGGTAGCCGATAAAGTGATGTCCGCGCGTCTTGCCGATCTCCTCACCTGTGGGGGAGATGGCCGGCAGGACAGAGGGGGGCTGGCAGAACGCGGAGCGATCGGCGGAAATGCGGGGGATATCCATTAAATGCAAACCAACTTCACCCTCGCTCAGCTTGCCGACCCGCATGTGGCCGAATCCGAGCAGATCCTCCGCCGTTGTGTCCATTGCGGCTTCTGCACTGCCACCTGTCCCACCTATGTGACACTCGGCAACGAACTCGACAGCCCGCGCGGCCGTATCTACCTGATCAAGGACATGCTGGAAAACGGCAGGCCGGCGGATGAGGAAGTGGTTACCCATATCGACCGCTGTCTCTCCTGCCTTGCCTGCGTCACCACCTGTCCCTCCGGCGTCGACTACATGCATCTGGTCGACCATGCCCGCATCCATATCGAAAACACCTACCGGCGCCCGCTGATCGACCGCTTGATCCGCAGCCTGCTTGCGGCCGTGCTGCCCTATCCTGCCCGCTTCCGCACGGCACTCGGCCTTGCAAGGCTCGGCCGACCCTTCGCGCCGCTCCTGAAGCGGGTCCCGGCGCTAAGGCCGCTGGGAGCGATGCTGGATCTCGCGCCGAAATCCGCCGCCAAGGCGTCTCATTCGGTGCAGCCCGGCACACGGGAGCCTGATGCCGAAAAGCGCGGCCGTGTCGCGATCCTGTCGGGCTGTGCCCAGCCTGTACTTGATCCGGGTATCAACGACGCAACGCTGCGGCTTCTCGCCCGATTCGGTGTCGAAGTCGTGGTGCCGGAGGGCGAGGGCTGCTGTGGGGCGCTCGTCCATCATATGGGCCGCGAGGAGCAGGCGCTCGATTTTGCCCGCCGCAATGTCGATGTCTGGACGCGCGAGATCGACAATGGTGGCCTCGATGCGATCATCATCACCGCGTCGGGCTGCGGCACGACGATCAAGGATTACGGCCACATGCTTCGCCTCGATCCGGCCTATGCGGACAAGGCGGCAAGGGTCTCGAGCCTTGCCAGGGACATTACTGAATATCTGTCGATGCTCGACCTGCCGAGGCTGGAGCCGAAGCGGCTCAACGTCGCCTATCACTCCGCCTGTTCGATGCAGCACGGCCAGAAGATCACCATGGCGCCCAAGAATCTCCTGAAGGCGGCGGGCTTTACCGTCCGCGATCCGGGGGAGGGGCATCTCTGCTGCGGTTCGGCCGGCACCTACAATATCCTGCAGCCGGAAATCTCGGAGCAGTTGAAGGCCCGCAAGGTCAGGAATATCGAGGCCACCAAGGCGGACGTGATCGCCACCGGCAATATCGGCTGCATCACCCAGATCGCCTCCGGCACCACAATCCCGATCCTGCACACGGTGGAGCTTCTGGACTGGGC
This region includes:
- a CDS encoding FAD-linked oxidase C-terminal domain-containing protein; translated protein: MADTISFLKPREAVLSRRAAIIADLTELLPPECLVHEARELVPFETDAFVSYRRLPLAVALPKTTAQVAAVMKYCNRYGIPVVPRGAGTSLSGGAIPQEDAVVLGLSKMSRILEVDYANRTATVQAGVTNLNISEAVGIDGFFYAPDPSSQLACTIGGNIGMNSGGAHCLKYGVTTNNLLGVKMVLVDGTVIELGGKHLDAAGYDLLGLVCGSEGQLGIVTEAVVRLIAKPEGARPVLFGFDTSEHAGACVADIIGSGIIPVAIEFMDKPAIEICEAFAHAGYPLDVEALLIVEVEGSEAEMEAMLKAIVEIAGRHGVKTVRESQSATEAALIWKGRKSAFGATGRIADYICMDGTVPLGKLSYVLNKTSEIVDRFGLRVANVFHAGDGNMHPLILFNANDPEDAAKAEEAGNEILKLCVDAGGCLTGEHGVGIEKRDLMRHQYSEADLHQQMAVRYAFDEGWILNPSKVFPLDGRPAA
- the glcF gene encoding glycolate oxidase subunit GlcF encodes the protein MQTNFTLAQLADPHVAESEQILRRCVHCGFCTATCPTYVTLGNELDSPRGRIYLIKDMLENGRPADEEVVTHIDRCLSCLACVTTCPSGVDYMHLVDHARIHIENTYRRPLIDRLIRSLLAAVLPYPARFRTALGLARLGRPFAPLLKRVPALRPLGAMLDLAPKSAAKASHSVQPGTREPDAEKRGRVAILSGCAQPVLDPGINDATLRLLARFGVEVVVPEGEGCCGALVHHMGREEQALDFARRNVDVWTREIDNGGLDAIIITASGCGTTIKDYGHMLRLDPAYADKAARVSSLARDITEYLSMLDLPRLEPKRLNVAYHSACSMQHGQKITMAPKNLLKAAGFTVRDPGEGHLCCGSAGTYNILQPEISEQLKARKVRNIEATKADVIATGNIGCITQIASGTTIPILHTVELLDWAYGGPKPEKIQAR
- a CDS encoding FAD-binding protein; the protein is MTLIPNSEADAAYIIRNAAGDGKKLALCGGNTRAGFGNAGEPAEMMNSTGLSGIVDYEPAEMVMTVKAGTPVAEIEAVLAANRQMMAFEPMDHRGIMGTLGEPTIGGVFAANVSGPRRFVSGAARDSLLGIRFINGRGEAIRAGGRVMKNVTGLDLVKLLAGSHGTLGFLTEVTFRVLPVPQTVETIVISGLDDAAAAKAMAAAMALPVEVSGAAHLPQTVRFRFLGGGLPEGEATVLRLEGLAASVSVRAEKLAAVMEAFGPVSRLGLEQSQTLWRQIRDVYPYSDGTLKPVWRVSIAPSAGHQLVAALRLETGVDAFYDWQGGLVWMRMEADPEAELLRRYIRALGGGHATLLRASDAVRAGTQAFEPQPDAVALLSARVKQKLDPAGIFCPGKMG
- a CDS encoding FadR/GntR family transcriptional regulator, whose product is MTHELFAPVPHGRTADEVILQIESLILSGVLRDGDRLPGERELAQRFDVSRPILREALKELEARGLLTSQHGGGTYVADIVGQIFSPPLVALIRRHQRAVHDYLEYRRQLEGMTAELAATRATDTDRQLIERILETMRRAHRDGRFEDELTSDVEFHNAIGDAAHNIILMHTLRACYRLLSDGIFYNRRIIFNVGSAHDAVMTQHEAIGQAILDGDPAKARKAAEDHIDFISKVTNEAERTGEWSRIAQLRMMQTKI